A stretch of DNA from Acidimicrobiales bacterium:
CAGCGGCGTCTTGGCGAAGTAGAGGTCGAGTTGGGACAGCTTCGGGGCGACGCCGGTTATCGACTGGGAGTCGAGCATCCACTCGACGGATTCGGCATTGTCGGGGTAGTCGTTGGCCGTGCCGCCCTCGGTGAGCACGGGCTGTACCGGGACGGCCGGGAGGTTCTCCCGCTGCTCGAAGAGCCGTAGGTCGGTGATGACGCTGTTGAAGTAGCCGTCGCCGAAGACACCGGCCGTCTCGCCCTGACCCTCGTCGGAGGACGGCATGTCGTAGGCACCCCACAGGTCCTGGGCGTTCAGCGTTCCGAGGTAGCCGCCCGTGGCGCTGCGCGGCGCCGTGCCCGTCGAGCTGTTCGCCCTGGCAATGTCGAGCGGTGTCCACACGCGCTGCAGCGTGTTCAGGCCGAGGACGGTGGAGATCGGCAGGCTGGCCGGGACCGCCGGCGGGATCCGGTTGGCTATGAACCTGTAGGGGCCTACCTGGTACGAGCCGAAGTTCGTGCTCATCAGGCTGCCGATCTGGGCGAGTGTCCCGCGGGCGGTCACGTAGTCGCCGGAACCGGACACGGTCTGGATGGTGAGCCCGCCGGAGCGCAGCCACGATTGGAGTTCGGACGTCTCGCTCGCCGGGACCCCGAATCGTTGGTTGTACTCGGCCGGGGTGAGGAAGTGGTGGTACTCGGGGCTGGACGGATCGTATATGGCCTTGTAGGTCGCCTCCTCGGCCGCGACGTCCGGGTGGGAGAGTGCCACGCCCACGGTGAGCACCTGGCTCTTGGGGGCGTTGCCGAGCCCCTTGGCCAGCGAGAGCCCGGGCAGGAAGTTGTGCGTACGCACCATCGGGCCGGTCGAGCCGGCAGAGCCCGACGCGTAGCTCGGTATGGCCAGCAGGCCCGCGGCGAGCAGCCCGGCACCCGATGCCGCGACGAACCGCCACCGCTTAATGCTTCTCACCCTGTGCCTCCAGCTTCAGGTACCCCGTCGGTCCGAAACAGACATTTCGCCACGTGGAGTGCCGATTCCTGCCTCGGCTATGTGACATGCGGCGCTCTCTAGAATCTCGGCATACCCGCGGTACTCGTTCACCAAGGGCACCGCGCAGGAGGTCCGCTTTCTCCTCGGCCGAACCTGAATGAAGCCGCAGGTGGGATAATCTTCGTTATCTCGTCAGGGGGAAGGATCAGATGACCACGACCGAGTCGGAACTCGTCCAGCCGTACGACCCTGAAGCGACCATCCGGGTCGTGCACGACCACGCCGACCGGCTCTTCAGCTGGCGCTACGAGCGCGAGCGCCCCCAGCTGGTGACCCTGTACAACAAGGCCGCCTCCGCGCAGTGGAGCAGCGTCACCGACCTCGACTGGTCCATCGATGTGGACCCGGAGAAGGTCATCGCCGACGAGGTCCCCGCGCTGCGCCTCGCCCGGGTCGCGGCGACCCTTCCGGGCTCCCCGATGGCGAACTGGAAGGACAAGGAGTTCACCGAGCTCGGCGTCGAGTTGTTCAAGGCGCAGCTCAGCCAGTTCATGCACGGCGAGCAGGGGGCGATGATGACCGCCGCCAAGCTCGTCGAGACGGTCCCGTGGATCGACGCCAAGTACTACGCGTCGACCCAGACGATGGACGAGGCGCGCCACACCGAAGTGTTCGCCCGTTACCTGCACGAGAAGGTCGGCGACCACTACCCGATGGGTCCCTTCCTGCAGGGTCAGATCTTCGGTCTGCTCGAGGACAGCCGGTGGGACATCGCCTACCTCGGCATGCAGATCATCATCGAGAGCCTGGCGCTGGCGGCGTTCGGCGATCTCCTTCGCCGCACCTCCGAGCCCCTGCTCACCAAGCTGCTGCGCTACATCATGTCCGACGAGGCCCGCCACGTCGCGTTCGGGATCGTCAGCCTCGGCGAGTACTACACCGAGCTGACGTCCGCCGAGCTCAAGGAGCGCCAGGAGTTCCTCCTCGAGAACACGCTGCGCAACCGCCTGCGCTCGATCACCCCTGAGGTCTGGGAAAAGATGGGCCTCAGCGTGGATCAGGTCCTCCCCAACCTTTTTGAGGCGGCGCAGTCGACGGGGACGGGACCATTCCAGGCGTTCCAGCGGGCATTCTTCTCCAAGCTCGTGCCGAACGTGCGCAAGCTCGGCCTCCTCGACGCCAACGACGGCTACCTCCGCCAGAAGTGGGGCGAG
This window harbors:
- a CDS encoding ferritin-like domain-containing protein, translated to MTTTESELVQPYDPEATIRVVHDHADRLFSWRYERERPQLVTLYNKAASAQWSSVTDLDWSIDVDPEKVIADEVPALRLARVAATLPGSPMANWKDKEFTELGVELFKAQLSQFMHGEQGAMMTAAKLVETVPWIDAKYYASTQTMDEARHTEVFARYLHEKVGDHYPMGPFLQGQIFGLLEDSRWDIAYLGMQIIIESLALAAFGDLLRRTSEPLLTKLLRYIMSDEARHVAFGIVSLGEYYTELTSAELKERQEFLLENTLRNRLRSITPEVWEKMGLSVDQVLPNLFEAAQSTGTGPFQAFQRAFFSKLVPNVRKLGLLDANDGYLRQKWGEAGLLEFEHADDTASDFESYDAVTADRAALSTST